The Triticum aestivum cultivar Chinese Spring chromosome 3A, IWGSC CS RefSeq v2.1, whole genome shotgun sequence genome includes a region encoding these proteins:
- the LOC123062190 gene encoding F-box protein At4g18380, translated as MEEGREGWPCAAAGKAVAAEEGEEEDQFDRLPDAVLLDVFNRIGDVKALGRCALVSRRFHGLVPLVDSVFVRVDCVIPDEPAPSSAGSPQAAAPSRGRGALAHIARLVLGGIVRPIQALGQILSPTLAIVSRRSVALPPASPPPPAGDVSHHSPSEVLRSFKELRSLRIELPTGELGIDDGVLLKWKADFGSTLGSCVILGASSVSSKPLQSPMSSPNAEDSEATSLDDNREPEELASIPESLHTNGGLKLRVVWTISSLIAASARHYLLQPIIADHEMLDSLNLTDADGQGVLTMDKKQLQELRVRPVSVSGNSHRTLMPALIMRLWYAPHIELPGGVLLKGATLVAIRPSDDVLREGGGVEAAGPAGASWISDAFEEPYRTAAKVLFKRRTYSLEMNSF; from the coding sequence ATGGAGGAAGGGCGCGAGGGATGGCCGtgcgcggcggcggggaaggcggtggcggcggaggagggggaggaggaggaccagTTCGACCGGCTGCCCGACGCGGTGCTCCTGGACGTCTTCAACCGCATCGGCGACGTCAAGGCGCTCGGCCGCTGCGCGCTCGTCTCGCGCCGCTTCCACGGCCTCGTCCCGCTCGTTGACTCCGTCTTCGTCCGCGTCGACTGCGTCATTCCCGACGAGCCGGCCCCCTCCTCGGCCGGCTCCCCGCAGGCCGCCGCGCCGTCGCGGGGCCGGGGCGCGCTCGCCCACATCGCGCGCCTCGTGCTCGGCGGCATCGTCAGGCCCATCCAGGCGCTGGGCCAGATCCTCTCCCCCACCCTGGCCATCGTCTCACGGCGCTCCGTGGCcctgccgcccgcctcgccgcctccgcccgccgggGACGTCTCCCACCACTCGCCCTCCGAGGTCCTCCGCTCCTTCAAGGAGCTCCGCAGCCTCCGCATCGAGCTGCCCACCGGAGAGCTCGGCATTGACGACGGCGTGCTCCTCAAGTGGAAGGCCGACTTTGGGTCCACCCTCGGCAGCTGTGTTATCCTCGGCGCGTCCTCTGTATCGTCAAAACCGCTGCAATCACCAATGTCGTCCCCTAATGCCGAGGACAGCGAGGCTACATCTCTGGATGACAACAGGGAGCCTGAAGAACTGGCGAGCATCCCTGAGTCGCTTCATACGAATGGGGGCCTTAAGCTCCGCGTCGTCTGGACCATCAGCTCGCTCATTGCTGCATCGGCTCGGCATTACTTGCTGCAGCCAATCATTGCCGATCATGAAATGCTTGATAGCTTGAACCTCACGGATGCTGACGGGCAGGGTGTGCTCACTATGGACAAGAAGCAGTTACAGGAGCTGCGAGTGCGGCCTGTGTCGGTTTCTGGCAATTCACACCGCACGCTCATGCCAGCGCTCATTATGAGGCTTTGGTATGCCCCGCATATTGAACTTCCCGGGGGAGTACTGCTGAAGGGCGCCACGCTGGTGGCGATCAGACCAAGTGACGATGTgctgagggagggaggaggggttgAGGCTGCTGGTCCGGCAGGAGCTAGCTGGATCTCAGATGCCTTTGAGGAGCCATATCGAACAGCGGCAAAGGTGCTTTTCAAGCGGCGGACATACAGCCTTGAAATGAACTCATTCTGA